One genomic window of Alphaproteobacteria bacterium includes the following:
- a CDS encoding glutamine amidotransferase family protein: MCGIVGLYLKNPALEPSLGRHLSAMLASLGDRGPDSAGFAIYRDPVPEGAVKLTLFHSDEDYDWAELTRAMAASLGVEIKGTPRASHFVLIAATATETARRWIALHRPDVRIMGIGQTIELYKEKGLPAEVVRRFKLDGFSGSHALGHTRMATESAVTTQHSHPFSTGLDLCLVHNGSLSNHNRLRQWLNRRGVEFQTDNDTEVAAGYFTYRLSQGASLAEALEAGLVDLDGFYTFAIGTRDGFAVLRDSIACKPAVLAETDDWVAMASEYRAIAHLPGADSAAIWEPAPATVYSWTKH; encoded by the coding sequence ATGTGTGGAATCGTCGGGCTTTACTTGAAAAATCCGGCGCTCGAGCCCTCGCTCGGCCGCCATCTTTCCGCGATGCTTGCCTCACTCGGCGACCGCGGCCCGGACAGCGCAGGCTTCGCGATTTATCGCGATCCTGTCCCCGAGGGTGCGGTCAAATTGACGCTCTTCCATTCCGACGAAGATTACGACTGGGCGGAACTCACCCGTGCCATGGCCGCTTCCCTCGGCGTGGAGATCAAAGGTACCCCGCGCGCGAGCCATTTTGTCCTCATCGCCGCAACGGCGACCGAGACCGCGCGGCGCTGGATCGCCCTCCACCGCCCCGACGTTCGCATCATGGGCATCGGCCAGACGATCGAGCTTTACAAGGAGAAGGGTCTGCCGGCCGAGGTCGTGCGCCGCTTCAAGCTTGACGGCTTCTCCGGCTCCCATGCACTCGGCCACACGCGCATGGCGACCGAAAGCGCTGTGACGACGCAACATTCGCACCCCTTTTCGACTGGCCTCGATCTTTGCCTCGTGCATAACGGATCGCTCTCGAATCACAATCGCCTGCGCCAGTGGCTGAACCGCCGGGGTGTCGAATTTCAAACCGACAACGACACCGAGGTAGCGGCCGGATATTTCACCTACCGATTGAGCCAGGGGGCCTCGCTTGCCGAAGCGCTGGAGGCGGGTCTCGTCGATCTCGACGGCTTTTATACGTTTGCGATCGGCACGCGCGACGGTTTCGCCGTGCTGCGCGATTCGATCGCGTGCAAGCCGGCTGTGCTCGCGGAAACCGACGACTGGGTCGCGATGGCCTCGGAGTATCGCGCGATCGCGCATTTGCCGGGTGCCGATAGCGCGGCGATCTGGGAGCCGGCACCCGCGACCGTCTATAGTTGGACAAAGCATTGA
- a CDS encoding protein glxC, translating to MIEIDLDEVDVRAINDRLHKLPPDTNERLWRIVNPKGAHALAVGLDRPIEIEIAGHVGYYCAGMNKAATITIKGHAGPGLAENIVSGTVRVSGNASQSAAASGRGGLVVIQGDASSRCGISMKGVDIVVGGSVGHMSAFMAQAGHLVVCGDAGPHLGDSIYEAAIFVRGKVASLGSDCIEKELTQKHRTKLSQLLESANIDADVAEFRRYGSARKLYNFKVDHAAQY from the coding sequence ATGATCGAGATCGATCTCGATGAAGTGGACGTGCGCGCGATCAACGATCGGCTCCACAAGCTTCCTCCCGACACCAACGAACGATTGTGGCGCATCGTCAACCCCAAGGGTGCCCATGCCCTGGCCGTCGGCCTCGACCGCCCGATTGAAATCGAGATTGCCGGCCATGTCGGCTACTATTGCGCCGGGATGAACAAGGCGGCGACCATCACGATCAAGGGCCACGCGGGGCCCGGCCTTGCCGAGAACATCGTGTCGGGGACCGTCAGGGTCAGCGGCAACGCGTCCCAATCGGCGGCCGCATCCGGTCGCGGCGGCCTCGTCGTGATCCAAGGGGATGCGAGTTCGCGCTGCGGCATCTCAATGAAGGGCGTCGATATCGTTGTCGGCGGCTCGGTCGGGCACATGAGCGCCTTCATGGCGCAGGCCGGCCACCTTGTCGTTTGCGGCGACGCCGGCCCGCATCTCGGCGATTCGATCTATGAGGCGGCGATCTTCGTGCGCGGTAAAGTGGCGAGCCTGGGCTCCGATTGCATCGAGAAGGAATTGACGCAGAAGCATCGCACGAAGCTCTCCCAACTCCTCGAAAGCGCCAATATCGACGCGGACGTGGCGGAGTTTCGCCGCTACGGTTCGGCACGCAAGCTTTATAACTTCAAGGTCGATCATGCCGCGCAGTACTAA
- a CDS encoding FMN-binding glutamate synthase family protein, translated as MPRSTKRPANPARSAGDSAGLSASAGFPPAVIAEIQRAAREGLYEIRGLGAKRHLPTFDDLLLLGASISRYPLEGYREKCATDVVIGARFARKPIELKIPITIAGMSFGALSANAKEALGRAASEMGTSTTTGDGGMTEEERRASDILVYQVLPSRYGLNPDDLRRCDAIEVVVGQGAKPGGGGMLLGLKVTERVAAMRTLPIGIDQRSACRHPDWTGPDDLEIKIRELREITDWEKPIYVKVGATRVKYDVALAVKSGADAIVVDGMQGGTGATQDVFIEHVGIPTLPAVRQAVESLQELDMHRKVQLIVSGGIRSGADVAKALALGADAVAIGTAALIALNCNAPLFEADYAKLGTAPGYCHHCQTGRCPVGVATQDPVLEARLDPALAAKRVRNYLTTMVLEAQTLARACGKSHLLNLEPEDLVALTVEAAAMAGVPLAGTNWIPGR; from the coding sequence ATGCCGCGCAGTACTAAGCGCCCGGCAAACCCGGCGCGATCGGCCGGCGATTCCGCCGGCCTCTCGGCGAGCGCTGGCTTTCCGCCCGCCGTCATCGCGGAAATCCAGCGCGCCGCACGCGAGGGCCTCTATGAGATTCGCGGCCTCGGCGCCAAGCGGCATTTGCCGACCTTCGACGATCTCCTCCTGCTTGGCGCTTCGATCTCGCGCTACCCGCTCGAGGGTTATCGTGAGAAATGCGCGACCGACGTCGTGATCGGCGCGCGCTTCGCCAGGAAACCGATCGAACTCAAGATCCCGATCACGATCGCCGGCATGAGCTTCGGTGCGCTGAGCGCCAATGCCAAGGAGGCCCTCGGCCGTGCTGCGAGCGAGATGGGCACCAGCACGACGACAGGCGACGGCGGCATGACCGAGGAAGAGCGGCGCGCATCCGATATCCTCGTCTATCAGGTGCTGCCGTCCCGTTACGGTCTCAATCCGGACGATCTGCGCCGATGCGACGCGATCGAAGTCGTGGTCGGACAAGGGGCCAAGCCGGGAGGGGGCGGGATGCTGCTCGGTCTCAAAGTGACCGAGCGCGTCGCGGCCATGCGCACGCTTCCCATCGGCATCGATCAGCGCAGCGCCTGTCGGCACCCGGATTGGACGGGACCCGACGATCTCGAGATCAAGATCCGGGAGCTGCGCGAGATAACCGATTGGGAAAAACCGATCTACGTCAAGGTCGGCGCCACCCGCGTGAAGTACGACGTGGCCCTCGCGGTCAAATCGGGCGCCGATGCCATCGTGGTTGACGGCATGCAAGGCGGAACGGGCGCCACCCAGGACGTGTTCATCGAGCACGTGGGTATTCCGACCCTGCCGGCGGTGCGGCAGGCGGTTGAATCGCTACAGGAGCTCGACATGCACCGCAAGGTCCAGCTCATTGTATCGGGAGGTATTCGAAGTGGCGCGGATGTGGCGAAGGCATTGGCACTCGGCGCCGATGCGGTTGCGATCGGCACCGCAGCCCTCATCGCCCTCAACTGCAACGCCCCGCTTTTCGAGGCCGATTACGCAAAGCTCGGCACGGCTCCCGGCTATTGCCATCACTGCCAGACCGGGCGCTGCCCGGTCGGTGTCGCGACCCAGGACCCGGTCCTCGAAGCGCGCCTCGACCCGGCACTCGCGGCCAAACGTGTGCGGAATTATCTGACGACCATGGTGCTCGAAGCCCAAACGCTTGCGCGCGCCTGCGGCAAGTCGCACCTCCTGAATCTGGAACCCGAGGACCTGGTTGCGTTGACGGTCGAGGCAGCCGCGATGGCTGGTGTTCCGCTCGCGGGAACGAATTGGATACCGGGTCGATAA
- the glnT gene encoding type III glutamate--ammonia ligase → MAENLAEIAKAKKIQYFLVSFVDLFGVLRAKLVPARAIGDMQGTGAGFAGFATWLDMTPANADMFAIPDPKSLMILPWKPEVGWLAADLWMDGKEVEASPRAALKRQVAKAAQLGYRMRTGVECEFFLLAPDGSAPADVRDTQEKPCYDQAALMRRYDVIRDISDAMITLGWGPYQADHEDANGQFEMNWNYDDCLVTADRHAFFKYMVKAIAERHGLRATFMPKPFPTLTGNGCHAHVSLWNKEGKKNLFHDPKGELGLSALAYRFLGGILHSADALAAVFNPTVNSYKRIDAQVTLSGATWSPNAISYSGNNRTHMIRIPDADRFELRLMDGAANPYLLQAAVLLAGLDGIAEKRDPGKRLDINMYTDGHKLSHIRRLPGNLLDAVRLFEKSKTVREGLGAEFVESYVKLKLRDWRSYNAHITAWERERTLDC, encoded by the coding sequence ATGGCCGAGAACCTGGCCGAAATCGCGAAGGCCAAGAAGATCCAATATTTCCTCGTGAGCTTCGTCGATCTCTTCGGCGTGTTGCGCGCAAAGCTCGTGCCCGCGCGCGCCATCGGCGACATGCAAGGCACGGGTGCAGGCTTTGCCGGTTTCGCGACATGGCTCGACATGACCCCCGCAAACGCGGACATGTTCGCGATCCCCGACCCCAAGAGTCTCATGATCCTGCCGTGGAAGCCGGAAGTCGGCTGGCTGGCCGCCGATCTATGGATGGACGGGAAGGAAGTCGAGGCTTCGCCGCGGGCCGCCCTCAAGCGCCAGGTCGCCAAAGCCGCGCAGCTCGGGTACCGCATGAGAACCGGTGTGGAGTGCGAGTTTTTCCTCCTCGCACCCGATGGTTCCGCACCCGCGGATGTACGCGACACTCAGGAAAAGCCTTGCTACGATCAGGCCGCATTGATGCGCCGCTACGACGTGATCCGCGATATTTCCGACGCGATGATCACGCTTGGCTGGGGGCCCTATCAGGCCGATCACGAAGACGCAAATGGCCAGTTCGAGATGAACTGGAACTATGACGACTGCCTGGTGACCGCCGACCGGCACGCCTTCTTCAAATACATGGTGAAAGCGATCGCGGAAAGACACGGCCTGCGCGCCACGTTCATGCCAAAGCCTTTTCCAACCCTGACCGGCAATGGCTGTCACGCCCACGTATCGCTGTGGAACAAGGAGGGCAAGAAGAACCTCTTTCACGACCCCAAGGGCGAGCTTGGATTGTCCGCGCTCGCCTACCGGTTTCTCGGCGGCATTCTCCATTCCGCCGACGCGCTCGCGGCCGTCTTCAACCCGACCGTGAACAGCTACAAACGCATCGACGCGCAGGTAACGCTCTCCGGTGCGACCTGGTCGCCGAACGCCATCAGCTATTCCGGCAACAATCGCACGCACATGATCCGCATCCCCGACGCGGACCGTTTCGAACTGCGATTGATGGACGGTGCGGCCAACCCCTACCTTCTCCAGGCGGCGGTATTGCTCGCCGGGCTCGACGGAATTGCCGAGAAACGCGATCCCGGCAAGCGGCTTGACATCAACATGTACACGGATGGGCACAAGCTTTCGCACATCCGGCGCCTGCCCGGGAACCTGCTCGATGCCGTCCGCCTCTTCGAAAAGAGCAAGACCGTGCGGGAGGGTCTGGGCGCTGAATTCGTCGAGAGCTATGTCAAGCTCAAGCTGAGGGACTGGCGCAGCTACAACGCGCATATCACCGCGTGGGAGCGCGAACGCACACTGGATTGTTGA